A genome region from Spirochaetota bacterium includes the following:
- a CDS encoding 4Fe-4S ferredoxin yields the protein MITVDPHRCPQNHPCPMVKRCPHAAITQQGYLAPAISREHCASCGVCVQSCPYKAFVNLGEM from the coding sequence ATGATAACAGTCGATCCCCACCGCTGTCCCCAGAACCACCCATGTCCCATGGTGAAACGCTGCCCGCACGCCGCGATCACCCAGCAGGGATATCTCGCCCCGGCGATAAGCCGGGAGCACTGCGCCTCGTGCGGCGTGTGCGTTCAGTCGTGTCCCTATAAGGCGTTCGTGAATCTGGGGGAAATGTGA